A genome region from Coleofasciculaceae cyanobacterium includes the following:
- a CDS encoding glycogen/starch/alpha-glucan phosphorylase: MDIKTSQKLGQNHTGSNLANPTIQVEDDRTGMSIETLKRAFNDNLFYVQGKDESTATLHDYYQALAFTVRDRLLHRFIKTGRTYYTEDVKVVSYFSAEFLMGRHLENNLISLGIYEKMRQVVGEFNLDIEELVEEEPDPGLGNGGLGRLAACFLDSLANLEIPAIGYGIRYEFGIFHQALRDGWQAEIPDNWLMFKNPWEIARPEDSVEIKLGGHTESYRDEQGHNRVSWICDRKVKAVPYDTPVAGYRTNTVNSLRLWKAEASEQFNFEAFNAGNYDRAVAEKMSSETISKVLYPNDNTPQGKELRLAQQYFFVSASLYDLIRIHLNVHPDLSNFHERAAIQLNDTHPAVAVAELMRLLVDEHGMDWDQAWDITQKTLAYTNHTLLPEALERWSVSLFGRMLPRHIEIIYEINHRFLEDIRTWFPDDEDLASELSIIEEGADKKVRMANLACVGSHAINGVAALHTKLLQKYTLQGFAKLWPEKFFNKTNGVTPRRWILLSNPRLAKLVTEKSQSDSWLKNLDEMRVLEKFTDDPEFCQQWREIKRQNKINLAAQIKKTKNIDVNVDSIFDVLVKRIHEYKRQHLMVLHIITLYNRIKENPNIDIVPRTFIFGGKAAPGYFMAKLIIKFANAVGEVVNKDPDVRGRLKVVFLPNFNVSLGQKIYPAADLSEQVSTAGKEASGTGNMKFAMNGALTIGTLDGANIEIREEAGEENFFLFGLTAEEVYQMKADGYDPMSYYNSNEGLKAVIDRVANGYFSHGDTKLFKPIVDSLLFDDPYMLLADYQDYIDCQERVSETYKDRDRWTKMSILNSARMGKFSSDRTIKEYCEQIWDVESVQINLDAYNN, from the coding sequence ATGGACATAAAAACTTCTCAAAAGCTTGGTCAAAACCATACTGGTAGTAATTTGGCTAATCCGACGATTCAAGTAGAAGACGATCGCACAGGAATGAGCATAGAGACTCTAAAACGAGCCTTTAATGACAACTTATTTTATGTTCAGGGGAAAGACGAATCTACGGCTACACTTCATGATTACTATCAGGCATTAGCCTTCACAGTCAGAGATCGTTTACTCCATCGTTTTATCAAGACTGGACGCACCTACTATACAGAAGACGTTAAGGTCGTTTCTTATTTCTCTGCCGAGTTTTTAATGGGTCGCCATTTGGAAAACAACCTGATTTCTCTTGGTATCTACGAAAAAATGCGCCAGGTAGTAGGAGAATTCAATTTAGATATCGAAGAGCTAGTAGAAGAAGAACCCGATCCAGGCTTGGGTAACGGCGGTTTAGGTAGACTGGCTGCTTGTTTCCTTGATTCTTTAGCTAACTTAGAAATTCCCGCCATTGGTTATGGTATTCGCTACGAATTTGGCATTTTTCATCAGGCTTTAAGGGACGGCTGGCAAGCAGAAATTCCCGATAACTGGCTGATGTTTAAAAATCCTTGGGAAATAGCTCGTCCCGAAGATTCAGTCGAGATCAAGCTAGGGGGACATACCGAAAGCTATCGTGATGAACAAGGACACAACCGCGTGAGCTGGATTTGCGATCGCAAGGTAAAAGCCGTTCCTTACGATACACCTGTGGCAGGCTATCGCACTAATACCGTAAACTCCTTGCGCCTCTGGAAAGCTGAAGCTAGTGAACAATTTAACTTCGAGGCGTTCAATGCAGGTAACTATGACCGCGCCGTAGCCGAAAAAATGAGTTCGGAAACTATCTCTAAGGTACTGTATCCCAACGATAATACTCCCCAAGGTAAAGAGCTACGCCTAGCACAGCAATATTTCTTTGTTTCTGCTTCGCTGTATGATTTGATTCGCATTCATTTAAACGTTCATCCCGACCTAAGTAACTTCCACGAACGGGCGGCAATTCAACTCAATGATACTCATCCCGCAGTAGCGGTAGCAGAATTAATGCGCCTGTTGGTTGATGAACACGGCATGGACTGGGATCAGGCTTGGGACATTACTCAAAAAACCTTGGCATACACTAACCACACTCTACTACCAGAAGCGTTAGAAAGATGGTCAGTTAGTTTATTTGGTCGAATGTTGCCAAGACACATCGAGATTATCTACGAAATTAATCACCGTTTTCTAGAAGATATTCGCACCTGGTTTCCTGACGATGAAGATTTAGCTTCTGAGCTTTCCATTATTGAAGAAGGAGCAGACAAAAAAGTTCGGATGGCAAACCTTGCCTGCGTTGGTAGCCATGCCATCAACGGCGTTGCCGCCCTACACACCAAGCTGCTGCAAAAATATACTCTTCAGGGTTTTGCCAAATTGTGGCCCGAAAAATTCTTTAATAAAACTAACGGGGTTACTCCTCGTCGCTGGATCTTGCTCAGCAATCCTCGACTAGCAAAGCTGGTTACGGAAAAAAGTCAAAGTGACTCTTGGTTGAAAAACTTAGACGAGATGCGAGTATTAGAAAAATTTACCGACGATCCCGAATTTTGTCAGCAATGGCGAGAAATTAAGCGTCAAAACAAAATTAACCTGGCAGCGCAAATTAAGAAAACTAAAAATATTGACGTTAACGTTGATTCCATTTTTGATGTTTTAGTCAAGCGAATTCACGAATACAAACGTCAGCATTTAATGGTGCTGCATATTATTACTCTCTACAACCGCATCAAAGAAAATCCCAATATCGATATTGTGCCTCGTACCTTTATCTTTGGTGGGAAAGCTGCCCCTGGTTATTTTATGGCCAAGCTAATTATCAAATTTGCTAACGCGGTAGGAGAAGTAGTCAACAAAGATCCCGATGTCAGAGGACGTTTAAAAGTAGTCTTTTTGCCCAATTTTAATGTTTCTTTGGGTCAAAAAATCTATCCAGCTGCGGACTTATCCGAGCAAGTTTCTACCGCTGGTAAAGAGGCTTCGGGTACGGGAAATATGAAGTTTGCCATGAATGGTGCATTGACTATTGGTACTTTAGATGGGGCTAACATTGAAATCCGTGAAGAAGCTGGGGAAGAGAACTTTTTCTTGTTTGGTTTGACAGCCGAGGAAGTTTATCAAATGAAGGCAGATGGGTACGATCCAATGTCGTATTACAATAGCAACGAGGGATTAAAGGCAGTAATCGATCGCGTTGCTAACGGATACTTCAGTCACGGTGATACCAAGCTATTTAAACCGATTGTTGACTCTTTACTCTTTGACGATCCCTATATGTTGCTGGCAGATTATCAAGACTACATCGACTGTCAGGAGCGAGTTTCTGAGACGTACAAAGATCGAGATCGATGGACTAAGATGTCGATTCTCAATTCCGCACGGATGGGTAAATTTTCTAGCGATCGCACTATTAAAGAATACTGTGAACAAATTTGGGATGTAGAGTCAGTTCAAATTAATTTAGACGCATACAATAACTAG
- the eno gene encoding phosphopyruvate hydratase translates to MLNQSEAVIEAIAAREILDSRGRPTIEAEVRLETGVVGLAQVPSGASTGSFEAYELRDGDKNRYGGKGVLIAVRNVKEKITPELLNVDALEQETVDRIMIERDGSPNKKNLGANAILAVSLATAKAAAEEVELPLYRYLGGPLSNVLPVPMMNVINGGSHADNNVDFQEFMIMPVGADSFKEALRWGAEVFATLSKVLGEKGLLSGVGDEGGYAPNLGSNQEALDLLIMAIEKSGYKPGEEIALAMDVAASEFYQDGKYTYDGEAHSPEEFISYIAELVEKYPIISIEDALHEDDWDSWKTLTEKLGSKIQLVGDDLFVTNKTRLQKGIDLKVGNAILIKLNQIGTLTETLETIDLATRSGYRSVISHRSGETEDTTIADLAVATRAGQIKTGSLCRSERVAKYNRLLRIEEELGDRAVYAGTVGLGPKG, encoded by the coding sequence ATGCTGAACCAATCAGAAGCCGTAATTGAAGCGATCGCTGCCAGAGAAATCCTCGATTCTCGTGGTCGTCCAACCATTGAAGCAGAGGTACGTCTAGAGACTGGAGTTGTGGGATTGGCTCAAGTGCCTAGTGGCGCATCTACAGGTAGTTTTGAAGCTTATGAACTAAGAGATGGCGATAAAAATCGCTACGGAGGCAAAGGAGTTTTAATTGCAGTCCGTAACGTCAAGGAAAAAATTACTCCCGAACTCTTAAATGTGGATGCCTTAGAACAAGAAACCGTAGATCGGATTATGATTGAGCGTGACGGTTCACCCAACAAAAAGAATTTGGGAGCAAACGCCATTCTAGCGGTATCTTTAGCCACAGCTAAAGCTGCTGCGGAAGAGGTTGAACTACCTTTATATCGTTATTTAGGCGGGCCATTATCGAATGTACTGCCAGTGCCAATGATGAACGTGATTAACGGCGGGTCACACGCAGACAACAATGTAGACTTTCAAGAGTTTATGATTATGCCTGTGGGGGCAGATTCTTTCAAAGAGGCATTACGCTGGGGAGCAGAAGTATTTGCCACCCTGAGCAAGGTATTAGGCGAGAAAGGTCTTTTATCTGGAGTGGGAGACGAGGGAGGCTATGCGCCCAACTTGGGTTCAAATCAGGAAGCTTTAGACCTACTGATTATGGCTATTGAAAAATCTGGCTATAAGCCAGGAGAGGAAATTGCTTTGGCAATGGATGTGGCTGCCAGCGAATTTTATCAAGACGGGAAGTATACCTATGATGGTGAAGCTCATTCCCCTGAAGAATTTATTAGCTACATAGCGGAGTTGGTTGAAAAATATCCGATTATTTCGATTGAAGACGCGCTGCATGAAGATGATTGGGATAGCTGGAAAACTTTAACCGAAAAACTGGGTTCAAAGATTCAGCTTGTGGGAGATGACCTGTTTGTGACCAATAAAACCAGGTTGCAGAAGGGCATTGATTTAAAGGTGGGTAACGCCATCTTAATCAAACTAAATCAAATTGGTACGCTGACTGAAACCCTCGAAACAATCGATCTGGCTACTCGTAGTGGCTATCGTTCCGTAATTAGCCATCGCTCTGGCGAAACTGAAGATACGACCATTGCCGATTTAGCGGTTGCTACCCGCGCTGGACAGATTAAAACTGGCTCACTTTGCCGTAGTGAAAGGGTTGCCAAATACAATCGTCTGTTGCGAATTGAAGAAGAATTAGGCGATCGCGCGGTATATGCTGGCACAGTTGGGTTAGGTCCAAAAGGCTAA
- the gap gene encoding type I glyceraldehyde-3-phosphate dehydrogenase — protein MATVKVAINGFGRIGRLVFRAGLDNPQIEFVCINDLVPAEAIAYLLKYDSTHGRFSGSVEAQDNAIVVNGKHIPCISVRNPEELPWAEYQVDYVVESTGLFTTYEGASKHLTAGAKRVVISAPTKDPERVKTLLVGVNHDSFDPRVDEIVSNASCTTNCLAPIAKVINDNFGLKEGLMTTIHAMTATQPTVDGFNKKDLRSGRSAAQNIIPASTGAAKAVALVLPELAGKLTGMAMRVPTPDVSVVDLTFRTEQATSYDEICRAMEAAALGEMKGVLGYTTEPVVSTDFTGDPHSSIFDASAGMELNSNFFKVVAWYDNEWGYSNRAIDLILAMVAKETEILATA, from the coding sequence ATGGCAACCGTCAAAGTAGCGATTAACGGTTTTGGACGCATTGGCAGATTAGTATTCCGCGCTGGATTAGACAATCCCCAAATAGAATTTGTCTGTATTAACGATCTAGTTCCCGCAGAAGCGATCGCTTATCTTCTCAAGTATGATTCTACTCATGGTCGTTTTTCGGGTAGTGTTGAAGCCCAAGATAACGCTATTGTAGTCAACGGCAAGCATATTCCCTGTATCTCAGTCAGAAATCCAGAAGAATTGCCCTGGGCAGAATATCAGGTAGATTATGTGGTTGAATCTACAGGATTGTTTACCACTTATGAAGGAGCATCCAAACATTTAACCGCAGGAGCGAAAAGAGTGGTAATTTCAGCTCCGACTAAAGATCCCGAGCGAGTAAAAACCTTGCTAGTAGGAGTCAATCACGACAGTTTTGATCCCCGAGTCGATGAGATCGTTTCTAACGCTAGCTGTACGACTAATTGTTTAGCCCCCATCGCCAAGGTAATTAACGATAACTTTGGCTTAAAAGAAGGCTTGATGACCACCATCCACGCGATGACGGCCACTCAACCCACAGTAGACGGATTTAATAAAAAAGACTTACGTTCAGGACGTAGTGCAGCTCAAAACATCATCCCTGCATCTACAGGGGCAGCTAAAGCTGTAGCCTTGGTTTTACCAGAGCTAGCAGGAAAATTAACGGGCATGGCAATGCGCGTGCCAACTCCTGATGTATCGGTGGTGGATCTTACTTTCCGCACCGAACAAGCCACCAGCTATGATGAAATCTGTCGCGCCATGGAAGCGGCAGCATTAGGCGAGATGAAAGGAGTTTTGGGCTATACTACCGAGCCTGTAGTTTCTACAGACTTTACGGGCGATCCCCACTCTAGTATTTTTGATGCCAGTGCAGGTATGGAGCTAAACAGCAACTTCTTTAAAGTTGTAGCTTGGTATGACAACGAATGGGGTTATTCTAATCGAGCAATCGATCTAATTTTGGCAATGGTAGCTAAAGAAACAGAAATACTAGCTACGGCATAA
- a CDS encoding DUF2993 domain-containing protein, which yields MNNKSNDNFDFQKTVINKAAEAAIASQIESAKNVEVEVDSETSQIIHGEVNSLKIIGEKIIAVQDIQLEQIDITSDNLSLNIAQALLGKISFEQPGNFKVKIIFTESDCDRLLNSEYVKILLQNLSLEVTPQSANFYIEQAKCHLKDDGHLSLVTTIVLNREQQIKIARFEIALQVCRDGTIIKVIKFNGGRYLENQTLDLDETVAIMSKISALLYLRDFSNADLALNITGVEVKAQKLILQGNAQVKRLPNSITQSLESVASKINQT from the coding sequence ATGAATAACAAATCTAACGATAATTTCGATTTTCAGAAAACAGTGATAAATAAAGCTGCTGAAGCTGCGATCGCCAGTCAAATAGAGTCAGCTAAAAATGTTGAGGTTGAAGTAGATAGCGAAACTTCACAAATAATTCATGGAGAAGTAAACTCTCTAAAAATTATTGGAGAAAAGATTATTGCTGTCCAAGATATTCAGTTAGAGCAAATAGATATTACCAGTGACAATTTGTCGCTCAACATAGCTCAAGCGCTCCTCGGCAAAATTTCTTTTGAACAGCCTGGCAACTTTAAGGTCAAAATCATCTTTACTGAATCAGATTGCGATCGCCTATTAAATTCCGAATATGTCAAAATCCTCTTACAAAACTTATCTTTAGAAGTTACACCACAGTCAGCAAATTTTTATATTGAACAAGCCAAATGCCATTTAAAAGACGATGGTCATCTATCTTTGGTAACTACGATTGTCCTCAATCGAGAACAGCAAATTAAAATAGCCAGATTTGAAATTGCGCTCCAGGTTTGCCGAGATGGCACAATAATAAAAGTAATCAAGTTTAATGGTGGTCGGTATTTAGAAAATCAGACCTTAGATTTAGACGAGACAGTCGCAATAATGAGCAAAATTAGTGCTTTACTTTATCTGCGTGACTTTAGCAATGCTGATTTAGCTCTTAACATAACTGGCGTTGAGGTTAAAGCTCAAAAACTTATTTTACAGGGAAATGCTCAGGTAAAAAGACTACCTAATTCCATAACTCAATCGCTCGAATCTGTCGCTTCAAAAATAAATCAGACTTAA
- a CDS encoding thioesterase family protein: MTDREKQPPQLPKLPTLAIETDPGLQAKTQRWFEYPVKAQPHHTDYAGVVWHGTYLTWMEEARVEYLQTIGIGFADLVAMGCDLPVVELSLRYHLPIHLGVSAIVKARLVESKGVRINWDYEIQSCDRQELFLTGKVILVAVDREKGKIMRQLPSQVQDALVKHITA, translated from the coding sequence GTGACAGATCGAGAAAAGCAACCTCCTCAATTACCAAAATTACCAACCTTGGCGATTGAGACAGATCCAGGTTTACAGGCAAAAACTCAAAGATGGTTTGAGTATCCAGTCAAAGCTCAACCGCATCATACAGATTATGCAGGCGTTGTTTGGCACGGTACATATTTGACCTGGATGGAAGAAGCTAGAGTCGAGTACCTGCAAACGATTGGGATTGGATTTGCCGATTTGGTTGCCATGGGTTGCGATCTGCCAGTAGTAGAGCTTTCTCTGCGCTATCATTTGCCAATTCATCTGGGAGTATCAGCAATAGTTAAAGCACGTCTGGTAGAAAGTAAAGGAGTGCGCATCAACTGGGATTATGAAATACAGTCGTGCGATCGACAAGAATTATTTCTGACAGGAAAAGTTATTCTAGTGGCAGTAGATCGAGAAAAAGGCAAAATTATGCGTCAACTACCATCTCAGGTTCAAGATGCTTTAGTCAAGCATATTACAGCTTAA
- the surE gene encoding 5'/3'-nucleotidase SurE — protein sequence MTIILTNDDGIDAPGIRALQQAVTMRETTIVAPKQAHSGCGHQVTTHRGIELEKRSAREYAVNGTPVDCTRIAITQIATNTKLVLSGINAGGNLGIDVYISGTVAAVREAAIHGIPGVAISHWIKSPLIIDWEVATRWTSRVLQDLLPRPLPPGSFWNVNLPHLEPNRPEPKIILCESSTAPLPVDYRAQGDTYHYQGEYAKRDRHPGTDVDICFGGNIAVTLIKL from the coding sequence ATGACAATTATCCTCACTAACGACGATGGCATTGATGCGCCTGGGATTCGCGCTTTGCAACAGGCTGTGACCATGAGAGAAACTACCATTGTCGCTCCTAAACAAGCACATTCTGGCTGTGGACATCAGGTTACAACTCATCGAGGCATAGAGCTAGAAAAAAGGTCGGCTAGGGAATATGCTGTAAACGGTACTCCTGTTGATTGTACTCGGATCGCTATTACGCAGATAGCCACAAACACCAAGCTAGTTTTGTCGGGCATTAACGCAGGAGGAAACTTAGGAATAGATGTTTATATTTCTGGTACGGTAGCTGCGGTAAGAGAAGCTGCTATTCATGGTATTCCTGGAGTGGCGATCTCTCACTGGATTAAAAGCCCTTTAATTATTGATTGGGAGGTAGCGACTCGTTGGACTAGTCGGGTATTACAAGATTTATTGCCTCGTCCTCTGCCACCAGGTAGCTTTTGGAACGTCAATTTACCCCATCTCGAGCCAAATCGACCAGAACCCAAAATTATTTTGTGTGAATCAAGTACTGCTCCTCTACCAGTAGATTATCGAGCCCAAGGAGATACTTATCATTATCAAGGAGAATATGCCAAGCGCGATCGCCATCCTGGGACAGATGTGGATATTTGTTTTGGTGGCAATATCGCTGTGACCCTGATTAAGCTGTAA
- a CDS encoding DUF2079 domain-containing protein, protein MLLVKNKSQFWFLSLAIAISTLSLFLCSSVRHALFQSSFDLAIFDNAVYLISQGEKPFVAFRGLHILGDHAAWIIYPLALLYQIYPDIHWLFFIQALSLSLGALPLWHLSRASGLSLTQSNTLALVYLLYPAIFNVNLFDFHPEVIAVPAIFGAILAVKLKRIWWFVTAIILILSCKAVLALSAIAMGLWLLLSSKSRYKYGIIAIVLGCAWFAIATQLIIPAFSGAEAAAVDRYSYLGDSVLDIAKNLLIKPNLVLGKIFSPSTFGYLLLLAVPVCWGLSAQHLMPIVGALPILLINILSESPAQRNLVHQYCLPIIPWLFVMLIMAMSSKHVWFKSQRQILIWSVVAWLALAKYGYFGSIYLQTWDTWGATKTAIALVDSSGGVLTTSDIAPHLTHRSLLGLTSDDLNYEELGKFKYILLNLRHPGWGSSLKIAEALLTKLKQTSKFQLKFQQDDVFLFTRIP, encoded by the coding sequence ATGCTTCTGGTTAAAAATAAGTCTCAGTTTTGGTTTCTCAGTTTGGCGATCGCTATTAGCACTTTAAGCTTATTTTTATGTAGCAGTGTACGCCATGCTTTGTTTCAATCAAGTTTCGATCTGGCTATCTTTGACAATGCTGTTTATTTAATTAGTCAAGGAGAGAAACCCTTCGTTGCTTTTAGAGGTCTGCATATTTTAGGCGATCATGCAGCCTGGATCATTTATCCTCTTGCCCTGCTGTATCAGATTTATCCTGACATTCATTGGCTATTTTTTATTCAGGCGTTGTCTTTGAGTTTGGGTGCATTGCCTTTGTGGCATCTGAGTCGTGCATCGGGCTTAAGCTTAACCCAAAGCAATACACTGGCGTTAGTCTATTTGCTGTATCCCGCAATTTTTAACGTCAATCTTTTTGATTTTCATCCTGAAGTTATTGCCGTACCCGCTATTTTTGGTGCCATCTTGGCAGTAAAGCTGAAGCGAATTTGGTGGTTTGTTACGGCAATTATTTTAATTTTAAGCTGTAAAGCCGTTTTAGCTTTGAGTGCGATCGCCATGGGGTTATGGCTGTTGCTCTCATCCAAATCCAGGTACAAATATGGCATTATTGCTATTGTATTGGGCTGCGCTTGGTTTGCGATCGCCACTCAATTGATTATTCCCGCCTTTAGTGGAGCTGAAGCTGCTGCGGTTGACCGCTATAGTTATCTTGGGGATTCAGTACTAGATATAGCCAAAAATTTGCTGATTAAGCCAAATTTAGTCTTAGGCAAAATTTTTTCGCCCTCTACCTTTGGTTATCTTCTTTTGCTAGCCGTGCCTGTCTGCTGGGGCTTATCAGCCCAACACTTGATGCCTATTGTCGGCGCACTGCCAATTTTACTGATTAATATTCTTTCTGAAAGTCCTGCTCAACGTAATTTAGTACATCAGTATTGTTTGCCGATTATTCCTTGGCTGTTTGTGATGCTAATTATGGCGATGAGCAGTAAGCACGTCTGGTTTAAAAGCCAGCGCCAGATTTTGATTTGGTCGGTAGTGGCTTGGTTGGCTTTGGCAAAATATGGTTATTTTGGTAGTATTTATCTACAAACCTGGGATACTTGGGGAGCAACCAAAACGGCGATCGCTCTAGTTGACAGTTCAGGGGGAGTATTAACCACAAGCGATATTGCACCACATCTTACTCATCGTTCGCTCTTGGGGTTGACCAGTGATGACTTAAATTATGAAGAATTAGGAAAATTTAAATATATCCTGCTTAATTTACGCCATCCTGGTTGGGGAAGCTCGCTTAAAATAGCTGAAGCTCTTTTGACTAAACTGAAGCAAACATCAAAGTTTCAGCTAAAGTTTCAACAAGACGATGTATTTTTATTTACTAGAATTCCTTGA
- a CDS encoding DUF2079 domain-containing protein: MKIARLEIVKNRHQSATLFLAGLVAIASLILLGFSSLQLWLFRAGNDLGFFDQLVYLLSRGQAPISTLLEGVHLVGDHGAVILFPLALLYVIYPSVYWLLAVQAIALASGAIPIYALSRENGLSVRYAKAVALCYILYPAIFNINFYTEFRPETIAVPALLWAVLAAVKKSSEQLAIAIILVLSCKEAMSLTVIGLGLWLALQQRLIYGLSCIVAGVVWFSFAAVYLIPTFRGGNQMAGTWHYESLGTSLTEIAVKVMTNPQILLSRALTGDRLFYYLLLILPILLGLHWRKISAIVPALPMLGLNILADFPRQRDLIHQYSLPIIPFLFVWLIASLAYLTKRHQRQWLSRRLLITWSLLAWLALAKYGYFWTRYAPLFANVAAVQGAVNSVEPDAKVLTSGYIAPHLSHRSTIMLLDNDPNLERVAQHGIDTVLIAQQHLGLGISQQVAERTIEDLLKSSEFNLVYQQQDVFLFKKIINNASG, translated from the coding sequence GTGAAAATTGCCCGTCTTGAGATAGTCAAAAATCGACATCAATCAGCTACTTTGTTCTTAGCTGGGTTGGTAGCGATCGCATCTTTGATTTTATTGGGTTTTAGTAGTCTACAGCTATGGCTGTTTCGTGCGGGGAATGATCTGGGCTTCTTCGATCAGCTAGTTTACTTGCTAAGTCGAGGACAAGCTCCTATTTCTACTCTTTTAGAAGGAGTGCATTTAGTTGGCGATCATGGAGCAGTCATTCTTTTTCCTTTAGCACTGCTATATGTAATTTATCCTAGCGTTTATTGGTTATTAGCAGTGCAGGCGATCGCTTTAGCCAGTGGTGCAATTCCGATTTATGCTTTAAGTCGTGAAAATGGTTTGTCAGTAAGATATGCCAAAGCAGTTGCTCTGTGTTATATTCTCTATCCCGCGATATTTAACATCAATTTTTATACGGAGTTTCGACCCGAAACTATTGCTGTACCTGCTTTACTTTGGGCGGTTTTAGCCGCAGTTAAAAAATCTTCTGAGCAATTAGCGATCGCCATTATTTTAGTTCTAAGCTGTAAGGAGGCGATGAGCCTCACTGTAATTGGCTTGGGGTTATGGCTAGCATTGCAGCAACGCTTAATCTATGGCTTGAGCTGTATTGTCGCTGGGGTAGTTTGGTTTAGCTTCGCTGCTGTTTACCTGATCCCTACTTTTCGTGGTGGGAATCAAATGGCGGGGACTTGGCACTATGAATCTTTGGGAACTTCCTTGACAGAAATTGCGGTCAAGGTAATGACTAATCCCCAAATTTTGTTGAGTCGGGCTTTAACAGGCGATCGCTTATTTTATTATTTACTGTTAATCTTGCCGATTTTACTCGGCTTACACTGGCGCAAAATCTCGGCAATTGTGCCTGCTTTACCGATGCTAGGATTAAACATTTTGGCTGATTTTCCGCGACAGCGAGATTTAATTCATCAGTATTCTTTGCCAATTATTCCGTTTTTATTTGTCTGGTTGATTGCGTCTTTGGCTTATTTGACCAAACGTCATCAAAGACAATGGCTGTCTAGACGTTTATTAATTACCTGGTCGCTTCTTGCTTGGCTGGCTTTGGCTAAATATGGTTATTTTTGGACTCGCTACGCACCTTTATTTGCTAACGTGGCTGCGGTTCAAGGTGCAGTTAACTCGGTTGAACCTGATGCCAAAGTTTTAACTTCAGGCTACATTGCACCTCATCTCAGTCACCGTTCCACGATTATGTTACTAGATAACGATCCTAATCTAGAAAGAGTAGCACAACACGGTATCGACACAGTATTGATTGCCCAGCAACATTTGGGCTTAGGTATTTCGCAGCAGGTAGCCGAGCGAACTATTGAGGACTTGTTAAAATCCTCTGAGTTTAACTTGGTTTACCAACAGCAAGATGTTTTTCTGTTCAAGAAAATAATTAACAATGCTTCTGGTTAA
- a CDS encoding ABC transporter ATP-binding protein, with translation MATDLSKSFGGIKAVNNARLEVARGSITGLIGPNGAGKTTLFNLLANFIKPDRGKILFDRQPIHNLPSYKIATLGFIRTFQVARVLSRLSVLENMLLATPNQTGENFFKVWFQQAKLSTEERENKERAMDILESVGLAAKAYDYAGALSGGQRKLLEMARTLMTNPKLILLDEPAAGVNPTLINQICKHIVDWNQRGISFLIIEHNMDVIMSLCDRVWVLAEGTNLAEGTPEEIQNNASVLEAYLGQ, from the coding sequence ATGGCTACAGATTTGTCGAAGAGCTTTGGCGGAATCAAAGCGGTAAATAATGCTCGTCTTGAAGTCGCTCGCGGCAGTATTACGGGCTTAATTGGGCCTAATGGAGCAGGAAAAACAACTTTATTTAATTTGCTGGCTAATTTTATTAAGCCCGATCGCGGCAAAATTTTGTTCGATCGCCAGCCGATCCACAATTTGCCATCCTATAAAATTGCAACTCTAGGTTTTATTCGTACTTTTCAGGTAGCTAGAGTGCTGTCTCGCTTATCAGTATTGGAAAATATGTTGCTGGCAACGCCAAACCAAACAGGAGAAAACTTTTTTAAGGTTTGGTTTCAACAAGCAAAATTAAGCACAGAAGAACGAGAAAATAAGGAACGGGCAATGGACATTTTGGAATCTGTAGGGTTGGCTGCTAAGGCTTACGATTATGCAGGTGCTTTATCTGGTGGACAGAGAAAACTTTTAGAAATGGCTCGTACTCTGATGACCAATCCTAAGCTAATCTTATTGGATGAACCAGCAGCGGGTGTTAATCCGACTTTAATCAATCAGATTTGCAAACATATTGTTGACTGGAATCAGCGAGGAATTTCTTTTTTAATAATCGAACACAACATGGATGTGATTATGAGCCTGTGCGATCGCGTTTGGGTATTAGCAGAAGGTACTAACCTAGCAGAAGGTACACCAGAAGAGATTCAGAATAATGCCTCGGTCTTAGAAGCGTATTTAGGTCAGTAA